The proteins below are encoded in one region of Triticum aestivum cultivar Chinese Spring chromosome 1B, IWGSC CS RefSeq v2.1, whole genome shotgun sequence:
- the LOC123083753 gene encoding dirigent protein 15: MGRPSRVLPIILVLHFILSMASPSLSCVIPCESEINLRLYLHQIAAGSGTNQVAIVASNQPAGFGTTAVNDWTVIDGPNPGTATIVARTKGMHVQADVGGPGWFNYFSMVFEDARRRGSSFEVMGMNRAQEGEMAIIGGTGEFAMARGTIKYRALANPPPGQSIKELNIHAFYVKPAGTIAGPTIQ, translated from the exons ATGGGCCGTCCTAGCCGTGTCCTTCCCATCATTTTGGTCCTGCATTTCATTCTATCCATGGCCAGTCCATCCCTTTCTTGCGTTATTCCTTGTGAGTCTGAGATAAACTTGCGCTTATACTTGCACCAAATCGCTGCTGGATCGGGCACCAACCAGGTAGCAATTGTCGCATCCAACCAACCAGCCGGGTTTGGTACGACTGCTGTTAACGACTGGACTGTGATTGATGGACCAAACCCCGGTACTGCCACCATTGTTGCCCGTACCAAAGGCATGCATGTGCAGGCTGATGTAGGCGGTCCAGGCTGGTTCAACTACTTCAGCATGGTGTTTGAGGACGCCAG GCGCCGTGGATCGTCATTTGAAGTAATGGGGATGAACAGAGCTCAAGAAGGCGAGATGGCCATTATTGGTGGGACTGGAGAGTTTGCTATGGCACGTGGGACCATCAAGTATAGAGCACTCGCCAACCCCCCTCCAGGCCAAAGTATTAAAGAACTCAATATTCATGCATTCTACGTCAAACCAGCT ggCACTATAGCTGGCCCCACAATCCAGTGA